CCTTTAGAGGCAAATCCGTTAAAGAGCACAGGGTAGAGGTTGTAGAGAGAAAGGGCTTAGGCCATCCAGACTTTATGTGCGATTCCATCATGGAAGCTATCTCGGTGGCACTTTGCAGGGCATATAAAAAGCACATAGGCTTTATCCTTCATCATAACATCGACAAAGGGCTTTTAGCCGCAGGGAAAGCCAAAAAGACATTTGGAGGTGGAAGGGTCATTAAGCCAATGGAGCTTATTATCGGAGACAGGGCAACCTTTGTGGCACAAGGGAAAAAAATCCCGGTAAATGGCATTGCCATAGCAAGTTCAAAGGAATGGATTAAAGCAAATCTGCGGTTCGTTGACCCTGAAAAGCATGTAAGATATAGAACAGTCCTTTCAGCAGGCTCAGAGGAGCTAATAGACATATTCATGAGGCCCGGAGAGGTAAGGGGTGCAAATGACACATCTGCGGCTGTTGGCTATTACCCTCTTTCGCCAACCGAGGAGACTGTCTTAGACCTCGAAAGATACCTCAACTCAAGACAGTTCAAAGACAAATACCCAGAGACAGGCGAGGATGTAAAGGTCATGGGCTTAAGAACAGGACAGGACATTGACATCACGGTTGCAATGCCCCTCATATCGAGGTTCGTTAAATCGGAGAATGAATATTTCAGGAAAAAAGAGGTTATACATTCAGAGATGAATTGGTTTCTTAGGACATGCAAGGACTTCAAAAAAATCTCTGTTCATTTCAACACACTCGATGAAAAAGGAAGGGGGCTTGGTGGAATATACCTTAGCCTTCTTGGGACATCTGCCGAGGATGCGGACTCAGGACAGGTAGGAAGGGGAAACCGTGTAAATGGCTTAATCTCTGTGATGAGACCAATGGGCACAGAGGCGGCCGCAGGGAAAAACCCTGTAAGCCATGTGG
This DNA window, taken from Nitrospirota bacterium, encodes the following:
- a CDS encoding methionine adenosyltransferase is translated as MIVVETFRGKSVKEHRVEVVERKGLGHPDFMCDSIMEAISVALCRAYKKHIGFILHHNIDKGLLAAGKAKKTFGGGRVIKPMELIIGDRATFVAQGKKIPVNGIAIASSKEWIKANLRFVDPEKHVRYRTVLSAGSEELIDIFMRPGEVRGANDTSAAVGYYPLSPTEETVLDLERYLNSRQFKDKYPETGEDVKVMGLRTGQDIDITVAMPLISRFVKSENEYFRKKEVIHSEMNWFLRTCKDFKKISVHFNTLDEKGRGLGGIYLSLLGTSAEDADSGQVGRGNRVNGLISVMRPMGTEAAAGKNPVSHVGKIYNILAHKSAEDIYKNVEGIKEVYVFLLSRIGMPIDKPLMASAQLLLKEGVRLKDISKKVTEILERELSNISSLCDELSEGRYRVC